DNA sequence from the uncultured Umboniibacter sp. genome:
CCACCGTTTGAATGGAGTCATAGCCAAAGGCATCCAAGTTGGCCTCGGCGATATCCATCTCCCATAGCGAATACCAAATAGGACTCAATTTAAAGCGCGAGGATTGATCACGAGGCTCATCGGTAATCGTTTGACTAAACATGGTGCTGGCCAGCTCACGGTGGCGAGCGAGCTCGGCCTCAAAGTCGCTGAGTTCAGCAAAGCCCATCAGCCAGGCAATGCGAGCTCGACCCTTTTCATCGCCTGGGAGTGTCTGCGATTGCTCGTCCCGCCAAGCCTGTATCCGATGTTCAACATCACGAAGAAAACGGTAGGCGTTTAGTAGTGCTTCAACATCCGTTGCCGTCATTAACCCCAGTTCAACCAGCTGTGGCGCCACGGAAAACAAACTGGGAGATTGCAGTCGAATCTCCCGTCCACCACGCACCACCTGAAAGCTCTGAGATATAAACTCAATCTCGCGAATCCCGCCGCGACCGAGCTTAACGTTATCAACTCGATTGAGCCGCTTATTCTCACTCTTGATCAGCGACTTAATCTCTCGCAGTGAGTCAATCACGCTAAAATCGATGTAACGGCGAAACGCAAACGACGAAAGCTGCTGACGTAGCGTTAACTGGTCCTCAGCACTCGGCGAAATAATACGTGCCTTGGCCATGGCATAGCGCTCCCAAGGTCTACCTTGAGATTGTAGATACTGTTCAAACGAGTCAAAGTTGCTGACCAAGGCGCCACTGGAGCCATAGGGTCTAAGGCGCATATCAACGCGATAGACAAAACCATCGGCCGTTGCCTGATCCAAGCTCCGGATAATCCCCTGACCAATTTTGGTAAAGAAACGTTGATGATCGAGCTGTTTTTCACCCTGGGTATAGCCCGCCTCGCGAAAGCAAAAAATGAGGTCGATATCGGAGGACAGATTCAGCTCGCGTCCGCCGAGTTTGCCCATCGCCAGAATCGCTAGCGATAGCGGCTCACCTGAACTTGATAAGGCTTGGCCATATTGCGCCGTGGCGGCCTGTTGATGCCAATCTCGTGCTAGCTCAATAAAAAAGTCTGCACATTCACTGATCTCTTTACAGGTTTGCTGAGTATCCGATAGTCGCGCTAGATCCCGCGCAATAAGCAGCGTCTGCGTTTGCTGACGGAGTTGACGCAGGGCTCGGTTGAAGTCAGCCTCATTGGCATAGGCCAGTAACTTCGCTCGCGTCGTGACGCTGCAGAGATGCGAAAGCTGGATGGTCTCGCTAAGCATAGCGTTAAGCAGATCCAGATCTATTCGTTCTGCGCTGAGTAAATTAGCAACATAATCGGACCCCATCAGGACCACTTCAAGCTGTGTTGAACACCCCTGCCACTTGGGTAATTCAGCCAGTTGTTCGGCTAACTTTTGCCGCCGAGCCGAATCAAATGTCTGCATAGCGTGTGTCGTTATTCTGCATAGCGTGTGTCGTTATTCTGCATAGCATTTGTCATTATTCTGCGGGAGTGACTCGGTACACTTCATCCAAAGTGGTAATACCTGCCGCAACCTTAAGGGCTCCGGCAGCGCGAAGTGACTTCATCCCGTTCTTGTAGGCGGCTCGGCGCAGCTGATCGGTGGCTCCATCGGCACCGACGAGCGAGGACAAGTTAGCCTCCCATTCCAAGACTTCGTAGATTCCCTCTCTTCCGTGGAAGCCCGTGTGTCGACAGGATTTACAGCCCTTGGGTTCAAAAATCGTTGTCGGCTTCTTGATTTTAAATGGCTGACACAGGGTATCCCAAGCTTCATCGCTTACCGTTGCCGCGGTTTTACAGTCGCCGCAGAGCACCCGAACTAAACGCTGCGCCATCACCCCAATCAAGGTGGACTTAATTAAATAATGGGGAACCCCAAATTCCATCAAGCGGGTAATTGATGACGGAGCGTCATTGGTATGTAGCGTAGACAATACAAGATGGCCCGTGAGCGCCGCCTGAACGGCCATGTCTGCCGTCTCACGATCACGAATCTCGCCAATCATGATAATGTCAGGATCCTGTCGAAGCAGCGTTCGCACCCCAGAGGCAAAGTCCAAGCCAATGTTGTTCTGTACCTGCATTTGATTAAAGCTTTCCTCCACCATTTCGATGGGATCCTCAATGGTCGAGACATTCACCGATTCAGTAGAGAGCTTTTTAAGTGATGAATACAGCGTCGTGGTCTTACCTGAGCCCGTTGGCCCGGTAACCAGGACGATTCCGTGCGGCTTCACCGTCATGGTTTCCCAAGCTCGGAGATCTCCCCCACGAAGACCTAGGCTACTAAAGCTTCTTAGTAATACCTCTGGGTCAAAGATACGTATCACCAACTTTTCCCCAAACGCGGTGGGTAGCGTAGAAAGACGAAGTTCGACTTCCAGTTGCTTTGGCGTTCGGGTCTTAATACGCCCATCCTGAGGCCGACGCTTCTCGGCAACATCCATTCGCGCCAAGACTTTAAAACGTGACGTCACCGCCGCGTTCACTTCACTCGGCAGGTCGTAGACCGTCTGTAACTCGCCGTCGATGCGGAAGCGCACTCGCGACTGTTCTCGCTTAGGTTCAATATGAATATCTGAAGCGCGCTGTTCGAACGCGTACTGAAGTAACCAGTCAACAATGTTAACGATATGTTGGTCATTCGCTTCCGGTGACTGTAATGACTTAAGATCAACAAGTTGCTCTAGGCCCTTTGGCGCACTCCGGCGATTTTCCTGTTTAGCTTGAGCGCCTGCACCCGCAACGGAGCGTGCCAAGGCATAGAATTCTTCCGTATAACGAAGCAGCGCATTGGCATCCACAATTACCACGCGGATACGCTTGCGCGAGGTGTGAACTAGCCCTTCCTGCCAGTCCGTGCGAAATGGATCCGCAGCGGCAATAACCAGCTCATCAGCTAAGACGTCTAGGCAGAGAATTTCATGATTGACTGCGTAGGCCTTAGACATCACCGAAGTGACCTGGTCCACATCAACCTGCAATGGATTAATCTGTTTAATCGGCAGCTGGGCAATCTCTGCCAACCACTGAGCAAGTTTTTCGCCCGAGAGGACTTCGCCGCCTGCGCCCATGATGTCGGCACTTGCGAGATAGCTGACATCAGAGCGAGCAAACTCAGGATCGCGCGTGCGCGAGCGCAGCCGCAGCAGCGACAATTCATCGAAGATACCTGCGGTAGTTAAACTACTCACCAACCACTCGAGATCGGCAACGGGCCGATTGGGCGGGGCAATTGCTGCACTACTCATAGCTAATTCTCTCATTTTATTAATGCTTTAAATGTAGCAGTTTCAACCATTCGCCACCACCACCTCCATAGCGATATCAGGCTAAAGATTTGCAATTTGCGCTTAGCTTGTCACAATTTCCTTTGATCTCTGTTTATTTATCATCCAATTCTGAGTGAATGACTATACTCAGGGTTGAAAAAAAGTGACCTTCGGACACAAACCTGTAACAATCGCGCCGAACTTCCGAAGGACGATGAATCTTCGGTAACTCTTTATTAATAGATGAGGACTTTTCCTTCTATGGCTATTGGTCAAGCACTAGGTAACCTATTCACTCGGTCACCGCTGCACATTCTCCGCAACCACATGGTTGAAGTGGACAAATGTGTTTCTGCAACCGATTCGTTTTTTGATCAAGTGATCAACGAAGACTGGGATGCCGCCACCAAAACGCGGACATTCATCTCCGACTCAGAGAAAGAAGCTGATAAGTTGAAGGCGGACATTCGCAATAACTTACCTAAGTCACTGTTCTTGCCCGTTGCGCGCTCGGACATCTTAGAGATGCTTCACAGCCAAGATAAAATTGCGAACTGTGCGAAGGATTTAACCGGCGTCATCATTGGCCGTCGCATGCAAATCCCTGCGCCGCTGCAAGCTAAGTTCAAAGCCTTCGTTGCCGTGTCAGTTGAAAGTGTCAATGAGACCCGCAAAGCGATTGACGAACTGGGTGACCTGTTAGAATCCGGTTTCCGTGGTCGCGAGCTTGCCATTGTCGATAAAATCGTTGATCGAATTCACCAGTTAGAAGACGATGCAGATGCGCTTCAGCGCGAGCTTCGCTACGAACTATTCGAAATTGAGAAAGATCTACCTCCGGTAGATGTCATCTTCCTATATCGCACGATTGAAAGTGTTGGTGATTTGTCAGATCGCGCGCAAAGCGTTGGATCTCGTTTACAAATCCTCACCGCTCGTTAACTGGTTAAAAAGAGTCTAACTAATGGATATTATTGCAAATCACGGTTTTACCCTCTTACTTCTAGCGGGTGCTTTTGGTTTATTCATGGCCTGGGGTATTGGTGCCAATGACGTCGCGAATGCGATGGGAACCTCTGTCGGTTCACGCGCCCTAACACTCAAGCAAGCTATTATCATTGCCGCGGTCATGGAATTCGCCGGCGCCTACTTAGCTGGCGGAGAAGTTACCTCAACGATTCGTAAGGGCATTATTGATCCGCTGGTGTTCGAAGATAACCCTGAGTGGTTAGTCTACGGCATGTCCGCTGCACTATTGGCTGCCGGAACTTGGCTACTTATCGCAAGTCGCTTCGGTTGGCCGGTATCTACCACCCACTCTATTGTGGGGGCCATTGTTGGTTTCGCCGCAGTGGGTGTTTCTGCCGATGCCGTAGCCTGGGCTAAGGTCGGCGGAATTGTTGCCTCGTGGGTGGTATCGCCGGTTCTCTCTGGGACCATGGCGTTCCTACTGTTCCTCTCGGCGCATAAGTTCATCTTGAATACGGACTCTCCGTTTAGTAATGCGAAGCGCTATATCCCCGTTTATATGTTTTTAACGGGCTTCTTAATCTCCATGGTTACCATGGTGAAAGGCCTTAAGCATGTGGGCTTGGATTTAAGCTACGGCCAAGCGGCGTTTTACGCGGCAGTTGTTGGCCTGGGCATTGCGGCCCTCGGAAAATTCCTGATGCGTAATGTTGAAGAGCCGAAGTTCGAAGCCGGGCATCGTTTTGACGGTGTTGAAAAGATCTTTGCGGTCTTGATGATCTTTACCGCATCGGCAATGGCTTTCGCCCATGGTTCAAACGATGTGGCAAATGCCATCGGTCCTTTGGCTGCGGTATATAGCACCATTCAAAGCGGCGGCGTGATTGCGAGTAAAGCAGGCGTTCCACCTTGGATTCTGCTGATTGGTGGTATTGGTATCATCACTGGCCTAGCCACCTACGGCTACAAAGTTATGGCAACCATTGGTAAGCGTATTACCGAGCTGACTCCAAGTCGTGGCTTCGCTGCTGAACTGGGTGCTGCCGGAACGGTTGTTTTGGCATCCGGTACTGGCTTGCCGGTATCCACCACCCACTGTCTAGTCGGTGCGGTATTAGGTGTAGGTCTTGCCCGCGGTATCGGTGCACTGGATTTACGCGTGGTCGGGACGATTGGAGTCAGTTGGGTGGTAACACTTCCAGCTGGCGCAGGATTATCTATTTTATTCTTCTACATCCTGAAGGGTATCTTCGGCTAACGCTTAAGAAGCTAGCGCTTAAGTGGTGTAAAAGGGGCGTCTTCGGATGCCCCTTTTTTACGGTTGGCTAGGCTACCAATCTTCAGTTGCCAGTCTGATTCGCTACGGATGATCTAAACGGATTCATTCGCGACACCTGCTTCATTTGTCGTTCCATGTTAACTTAGACACTATGGTTGACCACCAAAACCACTACCACAGTTAGTCACGAGGACCATTAAGGTATGGATTTAGCCCACTACACCCAGCAATTGGCCCAACTCGTGGCGCAGCCCTCAGTGTCCTCTACGAGCAGTAGTTACGATCAATCCAACGAAGCCGTTATCGATCTGCTCGCTTCGTGGACTCAGTCTCTGGGGTTTCGAGTTGAGAAAATGGCGCTGCCAAATAACCCTGGCAAGTTCAATCTTGTGGCCACCTTGGGCACTGGCAGTGGCGGTTTGATTCTTTCTGGGCACTCTGACACCGTGCCCTGCAACCCCGACAAATGGCAGCAGGACCCCTGGCAGCTCACCCAACGTGACGGCGCCCTGTATGGTTTAGGCGCCACAGATATGAAGGGCTTTTTCCCACTCGCGCTAGCGGCATCGCAGCACTTCAAGGCCCATGAATATCGGGCACCACTGATTATTCTTGCCACGGCTGATGAGGAATCGTCGATGGCCGGTGCCATGGCGCTGCGTGACCAAAGCTACCCTATTAGCCGTGCCGCAGTCATTGGCGAACCCACTGGACTTACCCCCATTCGCGCCCACAAAGGGGTGATGATGGAGTCTATTCGAATTGTCGGGCAATCCGGGCACTCCTCCAACCCTGAGCTTGGACTCAATGCCATGGACATTGCGGTGACCCTGCTTAGTTACTTAAAGCGCTTGAAGCGGAGCTTACGTTCACGCTATCACGATGAGCGTTTCGCGATTTCCTATCCCACCATGAACTTTGGCTGTATTCATGGTGGCGATAGTCCGAATCGGATCTGTGGCGAAGTGAATATTCATTTCGATGTTCGGACGCTACCAGACCTAATCCAAGATCAGCTGCGCCAAGAGATAGCCGAATACTGCGCCAAGCTTGCGGCCAAAACCGGCGCTATCATTCAACTAGCGCCACTGATTAATTCAGTTCCATCCTTTGACGCGGGGATTAGCGAGCTGGTTCAGCTCTGTGAACAACTCACTGAAAATTCTGCCCAAACTGTGGCATTTGGAACCGAGGCACCCTATTTGCAGGCTATGGGTATGGATACCGTCGTAATGGGGCCTGGCTCCATTGACGTAGCCCATCAGCCCAATGAATTTATCGAACTCTCGCAACTTGAGCCCGCATACGCTTTAATTAGCAAACTTATCCATCATTATTGTATTGCAGCGCTATGAAACAACACGAACTCGTACAATGGTTTCGTCAATCGTCTCCGTATATCAATCTTCATCGTAAAACCACGGTGGTGATCAACTTGCGAAGCGAAGTCATCAATCACGATCACTTTCGAGCCTTTCTCCATGATCTTGCGATTGTGC
Encoded proteins:
- the glnE gene encoding bifunctional [glutamate--ammonia ligase]-adenylyl-L-tyrosine phosphorylase/[glutamate--ammonia-ligase] adenylyltransferase; amino-acid sequence: MQTFDSARRQKLAEQLAELPKWQGCSTQLEVVLMGSDYVANLLSAERIDLDLLNAMLSETIQLSHLCSVTTRAKLLAYANEADFNRALRQLRQQTQTLLIARDLARLSDTQQTCKEISECADFFIELARDWHQQAATAQYGQALSSSGEPLSLAILAMGKLGGRELNLSSDIDLIFCFREAGYTQGEKQLDHQRFFTKIGQGIIRSLDQATADGFVYRVDMRLRPYGSSGALVSNFDSFEQYLQSQGRPWERYAMAKARIISPSAEDQLTLRQQLSSFAFRRYIDFSVIDSLREIKSLIKSENKRLNRVDNVKLGRGGIREIEFISQSFQVVRGGREIRLQSPSLFSVAPQLVELGLMTATDVEALLNAYRFLRDVEHRIQAWRDEQSQTLPGDEKGRARIAWLMGFAELSDFEAELARHRELASTMFSQTITDEPRDQSSRFKLSPIWYSLWEMDIAEANLDAFGYDSIQTVVEQIHAVRSSRVIEQLTPESRQRLDEFAPRLLAACAAAERPDETLERTWPLLKSIIRRSAYMVMMLEHPQVMGELIKLAALSPWIAEQFVRHPALLDELMNAQRLYSPPTRESLQSEVREQLMRLNWDDLEGHMEVLRYYRRAHILRVAACELTGRLPLTQVSDYLTWLAEVILEQVVSIAWAQMTAKHGAPIVDGSEILEGDHFCVLAYGKLGGIELGYSSDLDIVFIHDTDSFFATRGAKPIDHQTFFSRLGQRIIHILATEMPSGRLYEIDTRLRPSGNSGPLTSSFTAFEKYQRKSAWVWEHQALVRARPVAGSGVLGRKVNALRHEILSMDRDRSSLRHEVVTMREKMKAHLANRDPQLFHLKHDKGGMVDIEFMVQFVVLAYAHQHVEMARYTDNIRLIESFVVTGILSETQAQQLISAYKAYRSAGHRLALQQLSLQVSTQEFDASRAVVTALWQQYLDNE
- a CDS encoding GspE/PulE family protein, encoding MSSAAIAPPNRPVADLEWLVSSLTTAGIFDELSLLRLRSRTRDPEFARSDVSYLASADIMGAGGEVLSGEKLAQWLAEIAQLPIKQINPLQVDVDQVTSVMSKAYAVNHEILCLDVLADELVIAAADPFRTDWQEGLVHTSRKRIRVVIVDANALLRYTEEFYALARSVAGAGAQAKQENRRSAPKGLEQLVDLKSLQSPEANDQHIVNIVDWLLQYAFEQRASDIHIEPKREQSRVRFRIDGELQTVYDLPSEVNAAVTSRFKVLARMDVAEKRRPQDGRIKTRTPKQLEVELRLSTLPTAFGEKLVIRIFDPEVLLRSFSSLGLRGGDLRAWETMTVKPHGIVLVTGPTGSGKTTTLYSSLKKLSTESVNVSTIEDPIEMVEESFNQMQVQNNIGLDFASGVRTLLRQDPDIIMIGEIRDRETADMAVQAALTGHLVLSTLHTNDAPSSITRLMEFGVPHYLIKSTLIGVMAQRLVRVLCGDCKTAATVSDEAWDTLCQPFKIKKPTTIFEPKGCKSCRHTGFHGREGIYEVLEWEANLSSLVGADGATDQLRRAAYKNGMKSLRAAGALKVAAGITTLDEVYRVTPAE
- a CDS encoding TIGR00153 family protein; translated protein: MAIGQALGNLFTRSPLHILRNHMVEVDKCVSATDSFFDQVINEDWDAATKTRTFISDSEKEADKLKADIRNNLPKSLFLPVARSDILEMLHSQDKIANCAKDLTGVIIGRRMQIPAPLQAKFKAFVAVSVESVNETRKAIDELGDLLESGFRGRELAIVDKIVDRIHQLEDDADALQRELRYELFEIEKDLPPVDVIFLYRTIESVGDLSDRAQSVGSRLQILTAR
- a CDS encoding inorganic phosphate transporter, whose amino-acid sequence is MDIIANHGFTLLLLAGAFGLFMAWGIGANDVANAMGTSVGSRALTLKQAIIIAAVMEFAGAYLAGGEVTSTIRKGIIDPLVFEDNPEWLVYGMSAALLAAGTWLLIASRFGWPVSTTHSIVGAIVGFAAVGVSADAVAWAKVGGIVASWVVSPVLSGTMAFLLFLSAHKFILNTDSPFSNAKRYIPVYMFLTGFLISMVTMVKGLKHVGLDLSYGQAAFYAAVVGLGIAALGKFLMRNVEEPKFEAGHRFDGVEKIFAVLMIFTASAMAFAHGSNDVANAIGPLAAVYSTIQSGGVIASKAGVPPWILLIGGIGIITGLATYGYKVMATIGKRITELTPSRGFAAELGAAGTVVLASGTGLPVSTTHCLVGAVLGVGLARGIGALDLRVVGTIGVSWVVTLPAGAGLSILFFYILKGIFG
- the argE gene encoding acetylornithine deacetylase; this translates as MDLAHYTQQLAQLVAQPSVSSTSSSYDQSNEAVIDLLASWTQSLGFRVEKMALPNNPGKFNLVATLGTGSGGLILSGHSDTVPCNPDKWQQDPWQLTQRDGALYGLGATDMKGFFPLALAASQHFKAHEYRAPLIILATADEESSMAGAMALRDQSYPISRAAVIGEPTGLTPIRAHKGVMMESIRIVGQSGHSSNPELGLNAMDIAVTLLSYLKRLKRSLRSRYHDERFAISYPTMNFGCIHGGDSPNRICGEVNIHFDVRTLPDLIQDQLRQEIAEYCAKLAAKTGAIIQLAPLINSVPSFDAGISELVQLCEQLTENSAQTVAFGTEAPYLQAMGMDTVVMGPGSIDVAHQPNEFIELSQLEPAYALISKLIHHYCIAAL